A genomic stretch from Erwinia sp. E_sp_B01_1 includes:
- the rho gene encoding transcription termination factor Rho, whose translation MNLTELKNTPVSDLITLGENMGLENQARMRKQDIIFSILKQHAKSGEDIFGDGVLEILQDGFGFLRSGDSSYLAGPDDIYVSPSQIRRFNLRTGDTISGKIRPPKEGERYFALLKVNEVNFDKPENARNKILFENLTPLHANSRLRMERGNGSTEDLTARVLDLASPIGRGQRGLIVAPPKAGKTMLLQNIATSIAYNHPDCVLMVLLIDERPEEVTEMQRLVKGEVIASTFDEPASRHVQVAEMVIEKAKRLVEHKKDVIILLDSITRLARAYNTVVPASGKVLTGGVDANALHRPKRFFGAARNVEEGGSLTIIATALVDTGSKMDEVIYEEFKGTGNMELHLARKIAEKRVFPAIDYNRSGTRKEELLTSSEELQKMWILRKIIHPMGEIDAMEFLINKLAMTKTNDEFFDMMKRS comes from the coding sequence ATGAATCTTACCGAATTAAAAAATACGCCGGTTTCTGACCTGATTACACTCGGCGAAAACATGGGGCTTGAAAACCAGGCTCGCATGCGCAAACAGGACATTATTTTCTCTATCCTCAAGCAGCATGCAAAAAGCGGCGAAGACATCTTCGGCGACGGCGTCCTTGAGATATTGCAGGATGGATTTGGTTTCCTCCGCTCAGGAGACAGCTCCTACCTCGCCGGTCCAGATGATATCTACGTTTCCCCAAGTCAAATCCGCCGCTTCAACCTCCGCACTGGTGACACCATTTCCGGCAAGATCCGTCCGCCGAAAGAAGGTGAGCGTTATTTCGCCCTGCTGAAGGTTAATGAAGTTAACTTCGACAAACCAGAAAACGCCCGCAACAAAATCCTGTTCGAAAACTTAACCCCACTGCACGCAAACTCTCGTCTGCGCATGGAACGTGGTAACGGTTCGACTGAAGATTTGACCGCACGTGTTCTGGATCTGGCTTCCCCAATTGGCCGTGGCCAGCGTGGTCTGATCGTGGCACCGCCAAAAGCCGGTAAAACGATGCTGCTGCAGAACATTGCAACCAGCATTGCTTACAACCACCCAGACTGCGTGCTGATGGTGCTGCTGATCGACGAGCGTCCTGAAGAAGTTACCGAGATGCAGCGTCTGGTGAAAGGTGAAGTTATTGCTTCCACCTTCGATGAACCCGCTTCCCGCCACGTGCAGGTTGCCGAAATGGTTATCGAGAAAGCCAAACGCCTGGTTGAGCACAAGAAAGATGTGATCATCCTTCTGGACTCCATCACCCGTCTGGCTCGTGCCTATAACACCGTTGTCCCGGCTTCCGGTAAAGTGTTGACCGGTGGTGTGGATGCTAACGCCCTGCATCGTCCTAAGCGTTTCTTCGGTGCTGCCCGTAACGTAGAAGAGGGCGGAAGCCTGACCATTATCGCCACCGCGCTGGTTGATACCGGCTCGAAAATGGACGAAGTGATCTACGAAGAATTTAAAGGTACCGGCAACATGGAACTGCATCTGGCGCGTAAAATCGCTGAGAAGCGCGTGTTCCCTGCTATCGACTACAATCGTTCCGGTACGCGTAAAGAAGAGTTGCTTACCAGCTCTGAAGAACTGCAGAAAATGTGGATCCTGCGCAAAATCATCCATCCAATGGGTGAAATCGACGCAATGGAGTTCCTCATCAATAAGTTGGCCATGACCAAAACCAACGATGAGTTCTTCGACATGATGAAACGCTCTTAA